One Tessaracoccus lacteus DNA window includes the following coding sequences:
- the dnaE gene encoding DNA polymerase III subunit alpha: MLDGAARIKDLFSGAEQMKMPALAITDHGNLYGAYEFYKASKAFDVKPIIGLEAYLTPRTHRSERKRVQFGDGTGDDVASKGAYTHMTMWAADKVGMHNLFKLSTYSSLEGFFYKPRADRELLNTYGKGLIATTGCPSGEVQTFLRLGQYDNAVAAAAEFRDIFGEGNFYVELMDHGLEIETRVRKGLLQVARDLSLPLVATNDLHYVHAEDADSHDTLLCVSAGSRKAQADRFRFDGNGYYLKSPAEMRHLFRDFPEACDNTLAIAERVETSFDEGIGTYMPRFDVPPGETEESWFKKEVERGLHVRYPNGIPQEVLDRAEFETGIIVQMGFSGYFLVVADFINWAKHNGVRVGPGRGSGAGSMCAYAMRITDLDPLEHGLLFERFLNPERVSMPDFDIDFDDRRRGEVINYVTEKYGSEYVAQIITYGSIKAKAAVKDAARVLDMPFAIGEQITKAMPPDVMGKGVPLGDLFNEEHKRYAEGAEFRELYQSNADVRTVVDTARGIEGLKRQWGVHAAGVIMSRAPLADVVPLMKREADGAIITQFDYPGCESLGLIKMDFLGLRNLTVLADALHNIELNRGIQVELESLALDDEKTFTLLQRGDTLGVFQLDGGPMRALLRSMQPDCFDDISAVGALYRPGPMGADSHNKYARRKTGREPVEPIHPELAEPLESILGETYGLIVYQEQVMAIAQKLAGYTLGGADMLRRAMGKKKKSELDKQYATFSAGMIERGYSKDAIQTLWDILLPFSDYAFNKAHSAAYGLVSYWTAWLKANYPVEYMAALLQSVRDDKDKSALYLAECRHMGIEVLPPDVNSSEVAFTPVGEHIRFGMGAVRNVGDKVVTAWVQERTRLGPAKDFYDFLDKAPLLMCNKRVVESLVKAGAFDELGHTRRSLMGIFEAAVDSIIDLKKNAENGQDGFDFGFDDGAGADEASPLHEAVPDVDEWDRRTKLAFEREMLGLYVSDHPLNGLEHVLQANSDRSIASAVAEDGYRGNTKLCGLITSVNRRVNKAGNIWAQVVLEDLGNSIEVTVFPRVYDQVAMHLAPDTIVAVDGVVESGEDRGRMRAQNVIAPHVSAEGNVGPLALTLPAVRCTPGVVGRLKSILAQYPGAAEVHLNLRTGEQIKTFRLGDGFRVELTSALFADLKAVLGPSCVGVGRESS; encoded by the coding sequence ATGCTGGACGGTGCGGCCAGGATCAAGGACCTCTTCAGCGGAGCCGAGCAGATGAAGATGCCGGCGCTGGCGATCACCGACCACGGCAACCTGTACGGGGCCTACGAGTTCTACAAGGCGTCCAAGGCTTTCGATGTCAAGCCCATCATCGGGCTCGAGGCGTACCTGACGCCCCGCACGCACCGCTCCGAGCGAAAGCGGGTCCAGTTCGGCGACGGCACGGGCGACGACGTCGCCTCCAAGGGTGCCTACACCCACATGACGATGTGGGCCGCCGACAAGGTCGGCATGCACAATCTGTTCAAGCTGTCGACGTACTCGTCGTTGGAGGGCTTCTTCTACAAGCCGCGCGCCGACCGGGAGCTCCTCAACACCTACGGCAAGGGGCTGATCGCCACCACCGGCTGCCCCTCCGGCGAGGTGCAGACGTTCCTGCGGCTCGGCCAGTACGACAACGCCGTGGCCGCCGCCGCCGAGTTCCGCGACATCTTCGGCGAGGGGAACTTCTACGTCGAGCTGATGGATCACGGGCTCGAGATCGAGACCCGGGTGCGCAAGGGCCTCCTGCAAGTTGCCAGGGACCTGAGCCTGCCGTTGGTCGCCACCAATGACCTCCACTACGTGCACGCCGAGGACGCCGACTCACACGACACCCTGCTGTGCGTGTCGGCCGGCTCCCGCAAGGCCCAGGCCGACCGGTTCCGCTTCGACGGCAACGGCTACTACCTGAAGAGCCCCGCGGAGATGCGGCACCTCTTCCGCGACTTCCCCGAGGCCTGCGACAACACGCTGGCGATCGCCGAGCGCGTCGAGACGAGCTTCGACGAGGGCATCGGCACCTACATGCCGCGCTTCGACGTGCCGCCGGGCGAGACGGAGGAGTCCTGGTTCAAGAAGGAGGTCGAGCGGGGACTGCACGTCCGCTACCCGAACGGCATCCCGCAGGAGGTGCTGGACAGGGCCGAGTTCGAGACGGGCATCATCGTCCAGATGGGGTTCTCCGGCTACTTCCTCGTCGTCGCGGACTTCATCAACTGGGCCAAGCACAACGGGGTCCGCGTCGGCCCCGGCCGAGGCTCCGGAGCTGGCTCGATGTGCGCGTACGCCATGCGCATCACCGACCTCGACCCGCTCGAGCACGGCCTGCTCTTCGAGCGCTTCCTCAACCCCGAGCGCGTCTCGATGCCCGACTTCGACATCGACTTCGATGATCGCCGCCGCGGCGAGGTCATCAACTACGTCACCGAGAAGTACGGCAGCGAGTACGTTGCGCAGATCATCACCTACGGCTCCATCAAGGCGAAGGCCGCCGTTAAGGACGCCGCCCGCGTCCTCGACATGCCCTTCGCCATCGGCGAGCAGATCACCAAGGCCATGCCGCCGGACGTGATGGGCAAAGGCGTGCCCCTGGGCGACCTGTTCAACGAGGAGCACAAGCGCTACGCCGAGGGCGCCGAGTTCCGCGAGCTGTACCAGTCCAACGCCGACGTGCGCACGGTCGTCGACACAGCCCGCGGCATCGAGGGCCTCAAGCGCCAGTGGGGCGTGCACGCCGCCGGCGTCATCATGAGCCGGGCACCCCTCGCCGACGTCGTGCCGCTGATGAAGCGAGAGGCCGACGGCGCCATCATCACGCAGTTCGACTATCCAGGCTGCGAGTCCCTCGGCCTGATCAAGATGGACTTCCTCGGGCTGCGCAACCTCACGGTGCTCGCCGACGCGCTGCACAACATCGAGTTGAACCGGGGCATCCAGGTCGAGCTCGAGAGCCTCGCGCTCGACGACGAGAAGACATTCACCCTGCTCCAGCGCGGCGACACGCTCGGCGTGTTCCAGCTCGACGGCGGCCCCATGCGGGCGCTGCTGCGATCCATGCAGCCGGACTGCTTCGACGACATCTCCGCCGTTGGCGCGCTCTACCGCCCCGGCCCCATGGGTGCGGACTCGCACAACAAGTACGCGCGCCGCAAGACCGGCCGCGAGCCGGTGGAGCCGATCCACCCGGAGCTCGCGGAACCGCTGGAGTCCATCCTGGGCGAGACCTACGGCCTGATCGTGTACCAGGAGCAGGTCATGGCTATCGCGCAGAAGCTCGCCGGCTACACGCTCGGCGGCGCGGACATGCTCCGCCGCGCGATGGGCAAGAAGAAGAAGTCCGAGCTGGACAAGCAGTACGCGACCTTCTCGGCCGGCATGATCGAGCGCGGCTACTCCAAGGACGCCATCCAGACCCTGTGGGACATCCTGCTGCCGTTCTCCGACTACGCGTTCAACAAGGCCCACTCGGCCGCCTACGGGCTCGTGTCCTACTGGACGGCCTGGCTCAAGGCCAACTACCCCGTCGAGTACATGGCCGCTCTGCTGCAGTCGGTCCGCGACGACAAGGACAAGTCCGCCCTCTACCTGGCGGAGTGCCGCCACATGGGCATCGAGGTGCTGCCCCCGGACGTGAACTCCTCGGAGGTGGCCTTCACACCCGTCGGGGAGCACATCCGATTCGGCATGGGTGCGGTGCGCAACGTGGGCGACAAGGTGGTCACGGCGTGGGTCCAGGAGCGCACGAGGCTGGGACCGGCGAAGGACTTCTACGACTTCCTGGACAAGGCTCCGCTGCTGATGTGCAACAAGCGCGTCGTGGAGTCGCTGGTCAAGGCGGGCGCCTTCGACGAGCTCGGGCACACGCGCCGGTCCCTGATGGGGATCTTCGAGGCGGCGGTGGACTCGATCATCGACCTCAAGAAGAACGCCGAGAACGGCCAGGACGGCTTCGACTTCGGCTTCGACGACGGGGCGGGCGCCGACGAGGCCAGCCCGCTGCACGAGGCCGTCCCGGACGTCGACGAGTGGGACCGCCGCACCAAGCTGGCGTTCGAGCGGGAGATGCTCGGCCTGTACGTCTCCGACCATCCACTCAACGGGCTCGAACACGTGCTGCAGGCCAACAGCGACCGCTCCATCGCCTCCGCCGTCGCCGAGGACGGCTACCGCGGCAACACCAAGCTGTGCGGACTGATCACCTCGGTCAACCGTCGCGTGAACAAGGCCGGCAACATCTGGGCGCAGGTGGTTCTCGAGGACCTCGGCAACTCGATCGAGGTCACGGTGTTCCCACGGGTCTACGACCAGGTCGCGATGCACCTCGCGCCGGACACCATCGTGGCCGTCGACGGCGTCGTCGAGTCCGGCGAGGACAGGGGACGCATGCGAGCGCAGAACGTCATCGCCCCGCATGTCAGCGCTGAGGGCAACGTCGGGCCGCTCGCGTTGACCCTGCCCGCCGTGCGCTGCACGCCGGGCGTGGTCGGCAGGCTCAAGTCGATCCTCGCGCAGTACCCCGGCGCGGCCGAGGTCCACCTCAACCTCCGGACGGGGGAGCAGATCAAGACGTTCAGGCTCGGAGACGGCTTCCGCGTCGAACTCACCTCTGCGCTGTTCGCCGACCTCAAGGCCGTGCTCGGCCCATCGTGTGTCGGCGTCGGGAGGGAGAGCTCGTGA
- a CDS encoding formate/nitrite transporter family protein, translated as MSDTRLFPGQVFIQTVLEAAETKDTMSRRIKGPYLMRAAMAGLLIGILYVAHYQIVATFTDLGGVDFSGVGKILGAAVFGWALVFIYLTKSELLTSNMMLTSVAVYHRRITPSRQLGILSLCLLGNALGGLVLALMLKGSTIVTGGLLEAMQHSVDVKLGYTTSMLGLSDLFFRAVLCNLLINIAMLVVYNGYLKDYLAIIISMLSAVFLFVFLGLEHSVANTVLFMVVGLQGEVAVGAAALNVGVALLGNFVGGGVLIGFYYAFLNDPRRGRTTD; from the coding sequence ATGAGCGACACCAGACTCTTCCCCGGGCAGGTCTTCATCCAGACCGTGCTCGAGGCCGCCGAGACCAAGGACACCATGTCCAGGCGGATCAAGGGCCCCTACCTGATGCGAGCGGCCATGGCCGGCCTGCTGATCGGGATCCTGTACGTGGCGCACTACCAGATCGTCGCGACGTTCACCGACCTCGGCGGAGTCGACTTCTCCGGGGTCGGGAAGATCCTCGGAGCGGCGGTCTTCGGCTGGGCCCTGGTATTCATCTACCTGACCAAGTCGGAGCTACTGACCTCCAACATGATGCTGACCTCGGTGGCCGTCTACCACCGGCGCATCACGCCCTCCCGCCAACTCGGCATCCTGTCGCTGTGCCTGCTCGGCAACGCGCTGGGCGGCCTCGTTCTGGCGCTCATGCTGAAGGGCAGCACGATCGTCACGGGCGGCCTGTTGGAGGCAATGCAGCACTCGGTCGACGTGAAGCTCGGCTACACCACCTCCATGCTGGGCCTGAGCGACCTCTTCTTCCGCGCCGTGCTCTGCAACCTGCTGATCAACATCGCGATGCTGGTGGTCTACAACGGCTACCTCAAGGACTACCTCGCCATCATCATCTCGATGCTGTCCGCGGTGTTCCTCTTCGTCTTCCTCGGGCTGGAGCACTCCGTCGCCAACACGGTGCTGTTCATGGTGGTCGGGCTCCAGGGCGAGGTCGCCGTCGGCGCAGCCGCGCTGAACGTCGGGGTGGCTCTGCTCGGCAACTTCGTTGGCGGAGGGGTGCTGATCGGGTTCTACTACGCCTTCCTCAACGACCCCCGGCGGGGCCGCACGACCGACTGA
- a CDS encoding family 20 glycosylhydrolase, whose product MQHLPLIPAPTRIEIADGAFRLVATTPVSGELADLLADELHTITGARPHVGGHGKIRLRISGEGRSESYHLTVTEHRVTLTGADRAGLRYGIWTLVQAVRRSGEGWEIPALDIHDAPRFAYRGFMIDVVRHFFDVATVETLIDRAARLKLNALHLHLSDDQGWRLEIASRPELTAKASGTAAFGDSGGHFTQADYARIVAHAASYDMIVVPEIDLPGHTHAVGVAYPDLVEEPVLTREMLDTVEAFGGDVPVKGEPCTSIPVGFSQLRIHHEPTYDFLADVLGEVAALTPGPLVHVGGDECLGTDPADFAYFMERVTTLVAGLGKTPVVWHEAGAAEGLARGTVGQFWGLRSNDEQVAAKARTFPERGGGVILSPADAIYLDMKYDEDEPLGLTWAGFVSLEQSYDWDPATLIDGIGEDAVLGVEAPTWTEKLTSLEELDHMMFPRIASAAEIGWSPAPEGHAWRTWTSFSGRLAGIAPLWEAQGIAFHRAPGVDWR is encoded by the coding sequence ATGCAACACCTTCCCCTCATCCCCGCACCGACCCGCATCGAGATCGCCGACGGCGCGTTCCGGCTCGTCGCGACCACTCCGGTCAGCGGGGAGCTGGCCGACCTGCTCGCCGACGAGCTGCACACCATCACCGGAGCGCGCCCGCACGTGGGCGGTCACGGCAAGATCCGGCTCCGGATCTCGGGGGAGGGGAGGTCGGAGTCCTATCACCTGACGGTCACCGAGCACCGGGTCACCCTCACTGGCGCCGACCGCGCCGGCCTGCGGTACGGCATCTGGACGCTCGTCCAGGCCGTCCGCCGGTCCGGAGAAGGCTGGGAGATCCCGGCCCTCGACATCCACGACGCGCCCCGGTTCGCCTACCGCGGCTTCATGATCGATGTGGTGCGTCACTTCTTCGACGTCGCCACGGTCGAGACGCTGATCGACCGCGCCGCCCGTCTGAAGCTCAACGCGCTGCACCTGCACCTCAGCGACGACCAGGGCTGGCGGCTCGAGATCGCCTCGCGACCCGAGCTGACCGCGAAGGCGTCGGGGACCGCGGCCTTCGGGGATTCCGGCGGCCACTTCACGCAAGCCGACTATGCACGGATCGTCGCCCACGCGGCCTCCTACGACATGATCGTCGTGCCGGAGATCGACCTGCCCGGCCACACGCACGCCGTCGGCGTCGCCTATCCGGACCTCGTCGAGGAGCCCGTTCTCACCCGAGAGATGCTCGACACGGTCGAGGCCTTCGGCGGCGACGTGCCCGTCAAGGGCGAACCCTGCACCTCCATCCCCGTTGGCTTCTCGCAGCTGCGCATCCACCATGAGCCCACCTACGACTTCCTCGCCGACGTGCTCGGGGAGGTCGCCGCGCTGACCCCGGGCCCGCTGGTGCACGTCGGCGGTGACGAGTGCCTCGGCACAGACCCGGCGGACTTCGCGTACTTCATGGAGCGAGTCACCACACTGGTGGCCGGCCTCGGCAAGACGCCGGTGGTCTGGCACGAGGCGGGCGCGGCCGAGGGCCTGGCCCGCGGGACGGTCGGTCAGTTCTGGGGGCTCCGGTCCAACGACGAGCAGGTCGCCGCGAAGGCCCGCACGTTCCCGGAGCGGGGCGGCGGCGTCATCCTGTCCCCGGCAGACGCGATCTACCTCGACATGAAGTACGACGAGGACGAGCCCCTCGGCCTGACATGGGCGGGCTTCGTGAGCCTCGAACAGTCCTACGACTGGGACCCCGCGACCCTGATCGACGGCATAGGCGAGGACGCCGTGCTCGGCGTCGAGGCTCCCACCTGGACGGAGAAGCTCACCAGCCTGGAGGAACTCGACCACATGATGTTCCCGCGCATCGCCTCGGCGGCCGAGATCGGCTGGTCTCCGGCCCCTGAGGGGCACGCCTGGCGGACCTGGACGTCCTTCTCCGGCCGCCTCGCGGGCATCGCACCGCTGTGGGAGGCACAGGGCATCGCGTTCCACCGGGCGCCCGGGGTTGACTGGCGCTGA
- a CDS encoding carbohydrate ABC transporter permease — MKGSLLSRSLLNIAAVIVFVCSVFPVYWMVNTSMLPGAKIKSTRPSFLPESLNFSNYATALGDGFIPAMWMSLAVTGLTLVTALVFAFMAALALSRFTFRSRKSLIVAVLVIQMVPAEALIISMFRLLDGWHLVNTVLGLSAVYIAMVLPFTIWTLRGFVQGVPADLEEAAQIDGCSKAGAFWRITFPLLAPGLVSTGIFAFIQAWNEFVFALVIMTREESQTLPIWLRSFLQATKATDWSVVMAGSTLMALPVVIFFLIVQGRMTSSMTSGAVKG, encoded by the coding sequence ATGAAAGGCTCACTGCTTTCCAGGTCCCTGCTGAACATCGCAGCCGTCATCGTGTTCGTGTGCTCGGTGTTCCCCGTCTACTGGATGGTCAACACCTCGATGCTGCCCGGCGCCAAGATCAAGTCGACGAGGCCGTCGTTCCTGCCCGAGTCGCTGAACTTCTCCAACTACGCCACCGCCCTCGGCGACGGCTTCATCCCGGCCATGTGGATGTCGCTGGCAGTGACCGGACTGACGCTCGTCACCGCGCTGGTGTTCGCCTTCATGGCGGCGCTGGCGCTGTCGAGGTTCACCTTCCGCTCGCGCAAGTCGCTGATCGTCGCCGTACTCGTCATCCAGATGGTGCCTGCAGAGGCCCTCATCATCTCCATGTTCCGCCTGCTCGACGGCTGGCACCTGGTCAACACGGTTCTCGGCCTGTCGGCCGTCTACATCGCCATGGTCCTGCCGTTCACGATCTGGACCCTGCGCGGTTTCGTCCAGGGAGTGCCCGCAGACCTCGAGGAGGCCGCCCAGATCGACGGCTGTTCCAAGGCGGGCGCGTTCTGGCGGATCACGTTCCCGCTGCTCGCCCCCGGCCTGGTGTCCACCGGCATCTTCGCCTTCATCCAGGCCTGGAACGAGTTCGTCTTCGCGCTGGTCATCATGACGCGGGAGGAGAGCCAGACCCTCCCGATCTGGCTGCGGTCCTTCCTCCAGGCCACCAAGGCCACCGACTGGTCGGTCGTCATGGCAGGCTCGACGCTGATGGCCCTGCCCGTGGTGATCTTCTTCCTGATCGTTCAGGGCAGGATGACGTCGTCCATGACCTCCGGCGCCGTCAAGGGCTGA
- a CDS encoding carbohydrate ABC transporter permease, with the protein MLATSDARATTEVDTPRSRRPQLTPMLLLAPAFIMLAIFIGWPVVQMIVMSFQEYGRAQIFGADPEFIALGNYTKVLTDPIFWAVLGRSVALAAVCVVATMVLGMAIAVMMTKLGKLMRTVVSVGLLLAWAMPALTATIVWGWIFDTSYGLVNWLMTKLTGDNWFGHSWLIDPLSFFGVAAIIIVWGAIPFVALSLYAGLTQVPSEVLEAASLDGANGWRRFVNVTFPYIRSIVIVVLILQIIWDLRVFAQIYALQTIGGIREQTNTIGVYIYTESMASGRLGTGGAISVILVAILLAISAYYIRLTLRNED; encoded by the coding sequence ATGCTCGCGACCAGTGATGCCCGCGCCACCACCGAGGTGGACACGCCACGTAGCCGACGTCCGCAGCTGACCCCGATGCTGCTCCTGGCCCCGGCATTCATCATGCTGGCCATCTTCATCGGCTGGCCCGTCGTACAAATGATCGTGATGAGCTTCCAGGAGTACGGACGCGCCCAGATCTTCGGCGCCGACCCTGAGTTCATCGCGCTGGGCAACTACACCAAGGTCCTGACCGATCCGATCTTCTGGGCCGTGCTCGGGCGCAGCGTTGCGCTCGCCGCGGTCTGTGTCGTGGCCACGATGGTGCTGGGCATGGCCATCGCCGTCATGATGACCAAGCTCGGCAAGCTCATGCGCACCGTCGTGTCCGTCGGGCTGCTGCTCGCGTGGGCGATGCCCGCGCTGACCGCCACGATCGTGTGGGGGTGGATCTTCGACACGTCCTATGGACTCGTCAACTGGCTGATGACCAAGCTCACGGGAGACAACTGGTTCGGTCACTCGTGGCTGATCGACCCGCTCAGCTTCTTCGGCGTCGCGGCCATCATCATCGTCTGGGGCGCCATCCCGTTCGTGGCCCTCAGCCTCTACGCCGGCCTGACGCAGGTGCCGTCCGAGGTGCTCGAGGCCGCATCGCTCGACGGGGCGAACGGCTGGCGGCGCTTCGTCAACGTCACCTTCCCCTACATCCGCTCCATCGTGATCGTCGTCCTGATCCTGCAGATCATCTGGGACCTGCGCGTGTTCGCGCAGATCTACGCGCTGCAGACCATCGGCGGCATCCGGGAGCAGACCAACACCATCGGCGTCTACATCTACACCGAGTCGATGGCCTCCGGCCGACTCGGCACCGGCGGCGCCATCTCCGTCATCCTTGTCGCGATCCTGCTGGCGATCTCGGCCTACTACATCCGCCTGACCCTGAGGAACGAGGACTGA
- a CDS encoding extracellular solute-binding protein, with product MKLKLSAVALVGASALALSACGANTTAESTSDATTSAGAATGDIRVWLVGDTDTPQDARDYLKKTFEEQNPGSTLTIEVQQWTGLVDKLTTSLSSNDSPDIVEMGNTQAAAFTSAGALLDLSDIQDSLGGDDLLPGFVEAGSYDGKLFAAPYYSGARVVFYNTEQYKEAGVEVPTTLDEYVSNAVTINEKLDDVAGVWFPGKDWYNALPFIWENGGQIAVQNDDGSWDAQFSSAESLAGIAQVQTLMTEGTTAPKDGDETDAWVPLRTSKSATLSAPSWAYWSIVADEDGNDTDVTDSLGYFALPGKDGGAASVFAGGSNVGISAKSANVDLSKAALEIMLSDEYQTILAENGLVPAKTSLGSKVAGATPELASIIAEAAASAKLTPASPNWAEVEAQGLLQDFFVQIANGGDAATLAAELDTKIESILNA from the coding sequence ATGAAGCTCAAGCTTTCGGCCGTTGCCCTCGTCGGGGCTTCCGCTCTCGCGCTCAGCGCATGCGGAGCCAACACCACCGCGGAGTCCACGTCGGACGCCACCACATCCGCTGGCGCCGCCACCGGCGACATCCGCGTCTGGCTCGTCGGTGACACCGACACGCCGCAGGACGCGCGGGACTACCTCAAGAAGACCTTCGAGGAGCAGAACCCGGGATCGACCCTGACCATCGAGGTCCAGCAGTGGACCGGTCTCGTCGACAAGCTCACCACCTCGCTGTCCAGCAACGACAGCCCCGACATCGTGGAGATGGGTAACACCCAGGCCGCCGCCTTCACCTCGGCCGGTGCGCTGCTCGACCTGAGCGACATCCAGGACTCCCTCGGCGGTGACGACCTGCTGCCCGGCTTCGTCGAGGCCGGCTCGTACGACGGCAAGCTCTTCGCGGCGCCGTACTACTCCGGTGCGCGCGTGGTGTTCTACAACACCGAGCAGTACAAGGAAGCCGGCGTCGAGGTCCCGACCACGCTCGACGAGTACGTCTCCAACGCCGTGACCATCAACGAGAAGCTCGACGACGTCGCGGGTGTCTGGTTCCCGGGTAAGGACTGGTACAACGCGCTCCCGTTCATCTGGGAGAACGGCGGCCAGATCGCCGTGCAGAACGATGACGGCTCGTGGGACGCCCAGTTCTCCAGCGCCGAGTCCCTGGCAGGCATCGCCCAGGTCCAGACGCTGATGACCGAGGGCACCACCGCACCCAAGGACGGCGACGAGACCGACGCCTGGGTCCCGCTGCGCACCTCGAAGTCCGCCACCCTGTCCGCCCCGAGCTGGGCGTACTGGTCCATCGTCGCTGACGAGGACGGCAACGACACCGACGTGACCGATTCGCTCGGCTACTTCGCCCTCCCGGGCAAGGACGGCGGCGCCGCCTCCGTGTTCGCGGGTGGCTCCAATGTCGGGATCTCGGCCAAGTCCGCCAACGTCGACCTGTCCAAGGCCGCGCTGGAGATCATGCTGAGCGACGAGTACCAGACCATCCTCGCCGAGAACGGGCTGGTTCCTGCGAAGACCAGCCTCGGCTCCAAGGTCGCCGGCGCGACGCCCGAGCTCGCCTCCATCATCGCCGAGGCCGCCGCCTCCGCGAAGCTGACCCCCGCCAGCCCGAACTGGGCCGAGGTCGAGGCACAGGGCCTCCTGCAGGACTTCTTCGTCCAGATCGCAAACGGCGGCGACGCCGCCACGCTGGCTGCGGAGCTGGACACCAAGATCGAGTCGATCCTCAACGCCTGA
- a CDS encoding ROK family protein, with amino-acid sequence MSQAATSRGERPFAIRLGQHKVLPEDARRYNRSLVLSTLFHEAPMSRADLARATGLTRVTISALVADLLVEQLVREMGVSDDVRPGKPATLIDIDDDHLCLVAIDLSGNEHFRAARLNLHGVVVEHCAVPIPQDLGDALGVIVDLAADMVARAPARVLGVGVGAPGIVNHDGVVLKASNLGWESVDLAGELRHATGVPAIVTNDANAAVLGEFTFADAAEDVLLIRVGRGVGSGLLVSGRVLDGAHLAGGELGHVTVGTDGGPLCGCGKLGCLEAWLSEPALTARLSTGHQDALRVAGERLGIALAPVVGVLDISEVLLSGPSELLDGELREAATETLESRILTRFHGVTVRMAGEGDDIVLRGAAVQVLSSQLGVF; translated from the coding sequence ATGAGTCAGGCAGCGACGAGCAGGGGAGAGCGCCCCTTCGCCATCCGTCTCGGGCAGCACAAGGTGCTCCCCGAGGATGCGAGGCGCTACAACCGCTCCCTTGTCCTCTCGACCCTCTTCCACGAGGCGCCGATGAGCCGCGCGGACCTGGCGAGGGCCACCGGCCTGACCCGTGTCACGATCTCGGCGCTGGTCGCCGACCTGCTCGTCGAGCAGCTGGTCAGGGAAATGGGCGTCAGCGATGACGTCCGACCCGGCAAGCCGGCCACCCTCATCGACATCGACGACGACCACCTGTGTCTCGTGGCGATCGACCTGTCGGGCAACGAGCACTTCCGGGCCGCGCGGCTCAACCTGCACGGCGTCGTCGTCGAGCACTGTGCCGTGCCGATCCCCCAGGATCTGGGCGATGCCCTCGGCGTCATCGTCGACCTGGCAGCCGACATGGTCGCACGGGCGCCCGCTCGGGTGCTCGGCGTCGGCGTCGGCGCGCCCGGCATCGTCAACCACGACGGTGTCGTCCTCAAGGCCTCCAACCTCGGCTGGGAGTCGGTCGACCTGGCCGGGGAGTTGCGCCACGCGACCGGTGTCCCAGCCATCGTCACCAACGACGCGAACGCTGCCGTGCTCGGCGAGTTCACGTTCGCGGACGCAGCCGAGGACGTTCTCCTCATCCGCGTCGGCCGCGGCGTCGGTTCCGGACTGCTCGTCTCCGGCCGCGTGCTGGACGGCGCGCATCTCGCCGGCGGCGAACTCGGCCACGTCACCGTCGGCACCGACGGCGGTCCCCTGTGCGGCTGCGGCAAGCTCGGCTGCCTCGAGGCGTGGCTCTCCGAGCCCGCACTCACCGCCCGCCTGTCGACCGGTCACCAGGACGCGCTGCGTGTTGCAGGGGAACGGCTCGGTATCGCCCTTGCGCCGGTCGTCGGCGTACTGGACATCTCGGAGGTCCTCCTCTCTGGCCCCTCGGAGCTGCTTGACGGCGAGCTCCGTGAGGCCGCGACCGAGACCCTGGAGTCTCGCATCCTGACCCGGTTCCACGGGGTCACAGTGCGGATGGCGGGGGAAGGCGACGACATCGTGCTGCGCGGTGCCGCCGTCCAGGTTCTCTCTTCGCAGCTCGGGGTCTTCTGA